A section of the Spirosoma pollinicola genome encodes:
- the rodA gene encoding rod shape-determining protein RodA, producing the protein MARNNDPFSQNIDWLTLLLYFGCVTMGWLNVYAAVYSPEDHTSLFDMTTNAGKQMMWIGTTVILIICILVVNHTFFDTFAFVFYGFMILVLILVLFAGSNINGSRSWFKFGSVSIQPAEFAKVATALALAKYLDVPGINLTKQKDLMFIGGIIVLPCILILASNETGSTLVFASFVIMLYREGLPSWIPAVGIAAAALFVLALVFPKLYIFIGIVALLGLIILLMPRYNRTLANLLSIGLIGIVMVGYVTGVDFFVNNVLQKHQRNRIKVLVDPKIDPLGVGWNVTQAKIAIGSGRLQGKGFLEGTQTKFDFVPEQSTDFIFCTIGEEHGFVGATVVIALFIGLISRIVILAEKQRTKFARVYGYCVAGIIFFHVMVNVGMTIGLMPVIGIPLPFFSYGGSSLWSFSILLFIFLKLDSRRTAFMRR; encoded by the coding sequence TTGGCCCGTAACAACGACCCATTCTCACAAAATATTGACTGGCTCACCCTCCTGCTGTATTTCGGCTGTGTAACGATGGGCTGGCTGAATGTCTATGCCGCTGTGTATAGCCCCGAAGACCATACCAGCTTATTCGATATGACGACCAATGCCGGAAAACAAATGATGTGGATCGGCACAACAGTGATTCTCATTATCTGCATTCTAGTTGTTAACCATACGTTTTTCGACACGTTTGCCTTTGTGTTTTACGGCTTCATGATACTCGTTCTGATACTGGTTTTATTTGCCGGATCGAATATTAACGGGTCCAGATCCTGGTTCAAATTTGGATCAGTTTCTATTCAGCCCGCCGAATTCGCAAAGGTGGCTACCGCGTTGGCACTGGCCAAATACCTGGATGTGCCGGGAATAAATCTTACAAAGCAAAAAGATCTGATGTTTATTGGGGGCATTATAGTGTTGCCCTGCATATTGATCTTAGCCTCTAACGAAACTGGGTCAACGCTTGTATTTGCCTCTTTCGTTATCATGCTTTACCGCGAAGGGTTACCAAGCTGGATTCCAGCGGTTGGTATTGCCGCTGCAGCATTGTTTGTGTTGGCGCTGGTTTTTCCCAAGCTGTATATTTTCATTGGAATTGTTGCATTGCTTGGGTTGATCATACTGCTTATGCCCCGCTACAATCGCACGTTGGCCAATTTGTTGTCAATAGGCTTGATTGGTATTGTGATGGTGGGGTACGTAACGGGGGTTGATTTTTTTGTGAACAACGTGCTGCAAAAGCACCAGCGTAACCGGATAAAAGTGCTGGTTGACCCTAAAATTGACCCGTTAGGTGTAGGGTGGAACGTAACGCAAGCCAAAATTGCGATCGGTTCGGGACGGCTTCAGGGTAAAGGCTTTCTGGAAGGAACACAAACGAAATTCGACTTTGTGCCCGAACAAAGCACCGACTTTATTTTTTGTACTATTGGCGAAGAGCACGGATTTGTGGGAGCAACGGTTGTCATTGCCCTGTTCATTGGGCTAATCTCCAGAATTGTCATACTTGCCGAAAAACAGCGAACTAAGTTTGCACGGGTTTATGGCTACTGCGTGGCTGGTATAATCTTCTTTCACGTAATGGTTAATGTAGGTATGACTATCGGTTTGATGCCCGTTATTGGTATTCCGTTACCATTTTTTAGCTACGGTGGTTCTTCGCTTTGGTCATTTTCTATTCTGCTGTTTATTTTTCTCAAACTCGACTCTCGCCGAACGGCATTTATGAGGAGGTAA
- a CDS encoding acyl carrier protein, giving the protein MQTKEELIATLKKIVKPYVQDEQAYEHVTEGTDFINDLKINSANLVDIALDVEEEFDIVIDNEAMERMLTVGSSIDVITQKLAEKA; this is encoded by the coding sequence ATGCAAACGAAAGAAGAATTAATCGCGACACTGAAAAAAATCGTTAAACCCTATGTTCAGGACGAACAGGCCTACGAGCATGTTACAGAAGGTACTGATTTCATAAACGATCTGAAAATAAACTCGGCAAATCTGGTCGATATTGCGCTGGATGTTGAAGAGGAATTTGACATTGTGATCGACAATGAAGCCATGGAACGTATGCTCACTGTTGGCTCGTCCATTGATGTTATCACCCAAAAATTAGCTGAAAAAGCATGA
- a CDS encoding SMP-30/gluconolactonase/LRE family protein, with amino-acid sequence MKRHVILLSGLLLAATGPVVAQTAPFPTIGQVVRVDPRLDKLIPADAKVEVLASGFVWTEGPIWMKDQACLLFSDVPQNTIYKWTDKEGVTPFLKPSGYTGVGPYSDEPGSNGLTIDRQGRLIACEHGDRRVTAMPLNGSGGKRTLADNFNGKRFNSPNDVVAHSSGSYYFTDPPYGMPKKEKDPGRETDGWGVYRIAPERAGFPGAVSIVVSDLTRPNGIALSPDEKIVYVAQSDPLRPVVMAYPLQADGSVGKGRVVFGAEGMKKLGLEGGFDGMKVDRDGNLYVTGGGGVLVLSASGNTLGFIKIGAATANCAWGDDGSTLYITSDMYLCRIRTFAKGW; translated from the coding sequence ATGAAACGCCACGTTATTCTACTATCTGGCCTATTACTGGCTGCCACAGGGCCTGTTGTTGCTCAAACCGCACCATTCCCAACGATTGGTCAGGTAGTTCGGGTTGATCCCCGGCTGGATAAACTTATTCCTGCCGACGCCAAAGTTGAGGTGCTGGCCAGCGGATTTGTCTGGACCGAAGGACCGATCTGGATGAAAGATCAGGCATGTCTGCTCTTTTCAGACGTTCCGCAGAATACTATTTACAAATGGACTGACAAAGAAGGTGTTACGCCCTTTTTGAAACCCTCCGGCTATACGGGTGTGGGACCCTACAGCGACGAACCCGGCTCCAATGGACTGACAATTGACCGGCAAGGGAGGCTCATTGCCTGCGAACATGGCGATCGTCGTGTAACGGCTATGCCGTTGAATGGGAGTGGCGGCAAACGCACCCTGGCCGACAACTTTAACGGCAAGCGGTTCAATAGTCCCAACGATGTGGTGGCTCACTCTAGTGGCAGCTATTATTTTACCGACCCACCTTACGGGATGCCGAAAAAAGAGAAAGATCCGGGTCGCGAAACGGATGGATGGGGCGTTTATCGTATTGCTCCCGAGCGGGCAGGGTTTCCTGGTGCCGTATCTATTGTTGTGAGTGATCTGACCCGCCCGAATGGAATTGCCCTGTCGCCCGATGAAAAAATAGTATACGTGGCTCAATCTGATCCGCTCCGTCCCGTTGTTATGGCATATCCGCTTCAGGCTGATGGATCGGTAGGTAAAGGACGGGTCGTGTTTGGGGCTGAGGGGATGAAAAAACTCGGTCTTGAAGGTGGTTTCGATGGTATGAAAGTGGACCGTGATGGCAATTTATATGTAACAGGGGGCGGTGGCGTATTGGTATTATCCGCTTCGGGCAACACACTGGGATTTATAAAAATTGGTGCTGCCACGGCCAATTGCGCCTGGGGTGATGATGGTTCGACGTTGTACATAACATCCGATATGTATCTCTGCCGAATACGGACATTTGCTAAAGGATGGTAA
- a CDS encoding Gfo/Idh/MocA family protein — MNDKKRAASSANQENKSRRSFLKTLGLAGTAAATAPAALAETSSKGIPQYLNLVRSHSSTAANDKVRIALIGTGGMGIGDTQTALMVDGIEMVAACDLYDGRLRRAKELWGDSLPVTKDYRELLERKDIDAVINATTDHWHEKISSDAMHKGKHVYCEKPMVQKVEDGHTLIKVSKETGKVFQVGSQFASSLLIAKARELLKAGDIGELVFAEAIYDRHSAMGAWQYSIPPDASPQTVDWDTYLGSAPKRPWDPLRFFRWRNYQDYGTGIAGDLYVHLLTSLHCITGSKGPNKVYSSGGTRYWKDGRDVPDIQLSIYDYPKTAEHPEFNLTTRSNFVDGGGGNYLVRIVGTEGDLSLGFDSLTVHRNKFPKAPGMSIDNFPKDQKELYVQEYNKLYPPHPELEGPKEMKYSFPKDYKGDRYEHFVNFFKSVRSNSPNVEDATFGLRACGPTQCGNMSFAQKRAISWDPNNMKILGAV, encoded by the coding sequence ATGAACGATAAAAAACGAGCGGCTTCGTCGGCCAACCAGGAAAACAAGTCCCGGCGGTCGTTTTTGAAGACCCTTGGGCTGGCGGGCACTGCTGCTGCCACTGCACCTGCTGCACTGGCAGAAACCAGCTCGAAGGGCATTCCTCAATACCTGAATCTGGTACGTAGCCATTCCAGTACGGCCGCTAACGACAAAGTTCGCATTGCCCTTATTGGCACTGGCGGTATGGGTATTGGCGATACGCAGACGGCTTTGATGGTCGATGGCATTGAAATGGTGGCGGCCTGCGACCTGTATGACGGCCGTTTACGCCGGGCCAAAGAACTTTGGGGCGATAGCCTTCCCGTCACGAAAGATTACCGTGAACTGCTTGAGCGGAAGGATATTGACGCCGTAATTAACGCTACAACAGATCATTGGCACGAAAAAATATCGTCGGATGCCATGCACAAAGGCAAGCATGTGTACTGCGAAAAGCCTATGGTTCAAAAAGTTGAAGACGGCCATACCCTGATTAAAGTGTCGAAAGAAACGGGTAAGGTATTTCAGGTGGGCAGCCAGTTTGCCAGTTCGCTTCTCATTGCCAAAGCACGTGAATTATTGAAAGCTGGTGATATTGGCGAGCTTGTTTTTGCCGAAGCGATCTATGACCGACACAGTGCGATGGGTGCCTGGCAGTATTCCATTCCGCCCGATGCATCACCCCAAACCGTTGACTGGGATACCTATCTGGGCAGCGCTCCCAAACGCCCCTGGGACCCGCTCCGTTTTTTCCGGTGGCGTAATTATCAGGACTACGGAACAGGGATTGCCGGTGATCTGTATGTTCACTTGCTAACATCGCTGCACTGCATTACGGGGTCAAAAGGCCCAAACAAAGTGTACTCAAGTGGCGGCACCCGCTATTGGAAAGATGGCCGTGATGTGCCAGACATTCAACTCAGCATTTACGATTACCCAAAAACAGCCGAACACCCGGAATTTAACCTGACAACCCGCTCTAACTTTGTGGATGGTGGCGGTGGTAATTACCTGGTTCGGATTGTGGGTACAGAAGGCGACCTTTCCCTCGGATTCGACAGCCTGACTGTCCACCGGAATAAATTTCCGAAAGCGCCGGGAATGTCTATTGATAATTTCCCAAAAGATCAGAAAGAACTGTATGTGCAGGAATACAACAAGTTGTATCCGCCACATCCTGAACTGGAAGGCCCCAAGGAAATGAAATATTCGTTCCCGAAAGATTACAAAGGTGACAGATACGAGCACTTTGTCAATTTCTTCAAGTCGGTTCGGTCAAACTCGCCGAATGTTGAAGATGCCACATTTGGCCTTCGTGCCTGTGGGCCAACCCAGTGCGGTAACATGAGCTTCGCTCAAAAAAGAGCAATAAGCTGGGACCCTAATAACATGAAAATTTTAGGCGCGGTTTAG
- a CDS encoding 4'-phosphopantetheinyl transferase family protein, translating into MIGNDIVDLNQARLESNWRRRGYIDKIFTPYEQQLIEEANNPDQMVWLLWSMKESAYKLAVRTTKERLFAPTKIACSLHESTAETVDGAVFYGETYQTRSIITTNYIATIAFPVNTVPTVTQVIVPFDTADSRAHQRLIRQQIRQHVSVAVNVSEQHICIENDSLGIPLVTAGNVALSLSISHHGQYGAFAIVPSKLQPEISDTLRVFSEYAV; encoded by the coding sequence ATGATTGGAAATGATATTGTTGATTTAAATCAAGCCAGGCTAGAAAGCAACTGGCGTCGCCGGGGCTATATCGACAAAATCTTTACCCCATATGAGCAACAACTCATAGAGGAAGCCAACAACCCCGACCAGATGGTCTGGCTCTTATGGAGCATGAAAGAGAGTGCGTATAAATTAGCCGTTCGAACAACGAAAGAGCGCCTTTTTGCTCCTACAAAAATCGCTTGCTCGCTACATGAATCAACGGCAGAAACAGTCGATGGGGCGGTCTTTTACGGCGAAACGTATCAAACCAGATCGATTATTACAACGAATTATATTGCTACAATAGCGTTCCCTGTCAACACAGTCCCAACCGTCACACAGGTGATTGTTCCGTTTGATACGGCAGATTCCCGGGCTCATCAACGTCTGATACGGCAGCAAATAAGGCAGCACGTTTCGGTGGCAGTTAATGTATCAGAACAGCATATTTGTATTGAGAATGATAGCCTTGGCATTCCTTTAGTGACGGCTGGCAACGTGGCCCTTTCCCTCTCGATCAGCCATCACGGGCAGTACGGGGCTTTTGCTATTGTCCCTTCTAAACTCCAGCCGGAGATTTCCGATACTCTGAGGGTGTTTTCTGAGTATGCTGTTTGA
- a CDS encoding substrate-binding domain-containing protein yields MNAIRTCLAITNRLVSDLASWGRRERSFILLWIGCLALVGCQSTTETRTYRIGFSQCTGGDEWRKTLLNDMKRELTFHPNYTLLYEDAGNSTTKQISQIQSLVDRDIDLLIISPNEAAPFTKVVEAVFRQGIPVILLDRKIETESYNAYIGGDNVEIGRLAGVFIGNYLKGKGRVVEVWGLPSSSPAQERHRGFREELKKYPNIQVVKELNGQWERDTVRRVVASDLNTLKNADLLFAHNDVMALGAYGVFKQNGIQDQLDFVGIDALPGPSAGMQAITDGTLKASFLYPTGGEEAVETATRILEGKSVKREQILSSIQVDGSNVRALKAQSDKLIKQQLDIEKQSQRIEKLTETYTSQKNTLYLTLTSLLVAMFLGSWALYLYRSKQTAYQTLENQNDEIREQKDKIEAVSQQARVATEEKLRFYSYISHEFNTPLSLILTPAEDLLSKKSVSTNELKSNLSLIQKNAYRLLRLIDQMLDLRKTDAGKQRLRATEQDLVVFIQDIIQDFKRKAEKQRIDLQFIHSVPALPVWFDREKLDKVIVNLIANAFKYTPKGGLIHVVLEGVGNQVRIQVQDNGEGMTPEEKDHAFDLFYSGTKPFNLSKGLGLALSMEFIQLHQGEIEVQSEKDKGTTFTILLPMGNTHLTAEEMGEQMARKADMQPTLSAQQLVADLDEDEVTAVEWPLKRAGTLLVVEDNDDIRTFLTTRLGNEYEIIAESTGETGWERALELIPDLIISDVMLPGMDGLQLTQRVKADLRTSHIPVILLTAKGQIEQRIEGTRAGADAYITKPFNTTYLLEVLRTTLANREKWQRRYASDFLSQSGTENRQDKKFLNELTGLIEQGLISPNFGVEKLSRDMGLSRVQLYRKVQALLDMNVIDYIAEIRLKKARRLLAESTKTMAEIAYETGFSSPAYFTTFFKQHTQKTPSEYRKSPAGV; encoded by the coding sequence ATGAATGCCATCCGTACTTGTCTAGCCATTACTAACCGTCTCGTTTCTGATCTGGCTAGTTGGGGTAGGAGAGAACGGAGTTTTATCCTGCTCTGGATAGGCTGTTTGGCGTTGGTAGGGTGCCAGTCAACGACTGAAACAAGAACGTATCGGATTGGGTTTTCGCAGTGTACCGGGGGCGATGAATGGCGAAAAACACTACTCAATGATATGAAACGCGAACTGACGTTTCACCCTAATTACACACTTCTCTACGAGGATGCAGGTAACAGTACGACGAAGCAAATCAGTCAGATTCAATCGTTAGTTGATCGTGATATTGATCTGCTCATCATTTCGCCTAACGAAGCCGCTCCCTTTACCAAAGTTGTTGAAGCCGTTTTTCGACAAGGAATTCCCGTGATTTTGCTCGACCGAAAGATTGAAACAGAATCTTATAATGCCTACATCGGGGGCGACAACGTTGAAATTGGGCGTCTGGCAGGCGTATTCATTGGGAACTATCTAAAAGGAAAAGGGCGCGTGGTTGAGGTATGGGGATTGCCCAGTTCATCACCTGCGCAGGAGCGGCATCGGGGTTTTCGGGAAGAGCTTAAAAAATATCCCAATATACAGGTAGTCAAAGAGTTAAATGGGCAGTGGGAACGCGATACAGTACGGCGTGTGGTGGCTTCTGATCTTAATACGCTTAAAAATGCTGACCTTTTGTTTGCGCATAACGATGTGATGGCACTGGGTGCCTATGGCGTTTTTAAGCAAAATGGCATTCAGGATCAACTGGATTTTGTGGGAATCGATGCCTTGCCCGGCCCGAGCGCGGGTATGCAGGCAATTACGGATGGTACTCTAAAAGCCAGTTTTTTGTATCCAACCGGAGGAGAAGAAGCCGTTGAAACGGCAACCCGAATTCTTGAAGGCAAATCTGTCAAACGGGAGCAAATTCTGAGTTCGATTCAAGTGGATGGTTCGAACGTTCGTGCCCTTAAAGCGCAAAGCGATAAACTCATCAAACAGCAACTCGACATTGAAAAACAAAGCCAGCGGATCGAAAAACTTACAGAAACATACACATCGCAGAAAAACACCTTATACCTCACCCTGACCAGTCTACTGGTAGCTATGTTCCTGGGTAGTTGGGCGTTATATCTTTATCGGTCGAAACAGACTGCTTACCAAACCCTCGAAAATCAGAACGACGAAATTCGGGAACAAAAAGATAAAATTGAGGCTGTATCCCAACAGGCACGCGTGGCAACGGAAGAGAAGCTGCGCTTCTATTCTTATATATCGCATGAGTTCAACACACCCCTGAGCTTAATATTAACTCCAGCAGAGGATTTGTTGAGTAAGAAATCAGTGAGCACAAACGAGTTGAAAAGTAACCTCTCGCTGATCCAGAAAAATGCCTATCGCCTGTTGCGGCTGATTGACCAAATGCTGGATTTACGCAAGACAGACGCCGGTAAACAACGGCTTCGCGCAACGGAGCAGGATCTGGTTGTCTTTATTCAGGATATTATTCAGGACTTTAAACGCAAAGCCGAAAAGCAGCGGATCGACTTACAATTTATTCACTCAGTGCCTGCTTTGCCTGTGTGGTTCGACAGGGAGAAACTAGACAAGGTTATCGTGAATCTGATTGCAAATGCGTTTAAATACACGCCCAAAGGCGGCCTTATTCATGTAGTGCTCGAAGGTGTAGGAAACCAGGTGCGTATTCAGGTTCAGGATAATGGTGAAGGAATGACCCCCGAGGAAAAGGATCACGCTTTCGACTTATTCTATAGCGGAACAAAGCCATTTAACCTGTCGAAAGGGCTTGGGTTGGCGTTATCGATGGAGTTTATACAATTACATCAGGGCGAAATCGAGGTACAGTCAGAAAAAGACAAAGGAACCACCTTCACCATTCTATTGCCGATGGGGAATACTCATTTGACCGCCGAAGAGATGGGTGAACAAATGGCCCGAAAGGCCGACATGCAACCCACACTGTCGGCACAGCAACTAGTAGCTGACCTGGACGAAGATGAGGTGACTGCGGTTGAGTGGCCACTAAAACGGGCCGGTACATTGCTGGTGGTTGAAGATAACGACGATATACGAACGTTTCTGACTACCCGGCTGGGCAATGAATATGAGATTATAGCCGAAAGTACAGGTGAAACTGGATGGGAGCGGGCTTTAGAGCTTATCCCTGATCTGATTATCAGCGATGTTATGCTTCCGGGTATGGATGGTCTACAGTTGACCCAGCGTGTAAAGGCCGACCTGCGAACATCACACATTCCGGTAATTTTACTAACTGCAAAAGGGCAGATCGAGCAGCGAATAGAAGGCACACGGGCGGGAGCCGATGCCTATATAACCAAGCCATTCAATACGACTTACCTGCTCGAAGTTTTACGAACTACACTTGCCAACCGCGAAAAATGGCAACGACGCTACGCATCCGATTTTCTCTCGCAGTCAGGAACCGAAAATCGGCAGGACAAGAAATTTTTGAATGAATTGACCGGCCTGATTGAGCAAGGGTTGATAAGTCCAAACTTTGGCGTTGAGAAATTAAGCCGCGATATGGGTCTGTCGCGGGTGCAGCTTTACCGGAAAGTACAGGCATTGCTCGACATGAACGTCATTGATTACATTGCCGAGATCCGTCTGAAGAAAGCCCGTCGGCTACTGGCCGAAAGCACCAAAACAATGGCCGAAATTGCCTACGAAACGGGCTTTAGTTCACCAGCTTACTTTACAACATTCTTCAAACAGCATACTCAGAAAACACCCTCAGAGTATCGGAAATCTCCGGCTGGAGTTTAG
- a CDS encoding YybH family protein, producing MKLTLLTLVLFALFSAQSLAQSNAAKASVVAANQKFMDIFSKGTTGISDLYATDAELYPPNGDVVKGNTAIGPVWKGAFDAGVKNVNLETVTADPAGDQIIETGRYKLSGADSSAIDSGKYIVIWKKEKGDWKLYRDIWNTSIAAK from the coding sequence ATGAAACTTACGCTTCTCACCCTCGTTTTATTCGCCCTGTTTTCCGCTCAGTCTTTAGCGCAATCTAACGCAGCAAAGGCCAGTGTTGTAGCCGCGAATCAAAAGTTTATGGATATTTTCAGCAAAGGCACAACCGGTATAAGTGACCTCTATGCCACTGATGCCGAACTTTACCCACCCAACGGAGATGTTGTAAAAGGCAATACGGCTATTGGTCCCGTTTGGAAAGGAGCCTTTGATGCAGGCGTCAAAAACGTTAATCTGGAAACCGTTACTGCCGATCCTGCTGGCGATCAGATTATCGAAACTGGACGTTATAAATTATCAGGAGCCGACAGCAGCGCCATTGATTCGGGCAAGTACATCGTGATCTGGAAAAAAGAAAAAGGTGACTGGAAATTATACCGCGACATTTGGAACACCAGTATAGCAGCCAAATGA
- a CDS encoding penicillin-binding transpeptidase domain-containing protein, which yields MLENRKWVIIGVFCLVGLAYLARLFYLQVLDDTYSLGASKNSIKRVVEIPYRGQVYDRNNQLIVYNTPVYDLYVTPKQVKIPDTAAFCRMMNVSLPEFDSIMGLAKNYSPVKPSLFLRQLSKEDFARIQDALVDYRGFEPVISSMRTYPAHTLSNALGYVSEISKKQLENQDIVYYRQGDYVGHNGLEEQYEEQLRGKRGVKFMMQNVRGVNKGSWKNGAFDTLAVAGQNLITGIDVEVQKYADSLMQNKIGAVLAIEPATGEILVSVSAPTYDPNLLSSRFFSKNYRALIKNPYKPLINRPIMASYRPGSTFKLIQALIAQQQGSLLPTTVYGHAGSPMRCHCRGGNNLRGAVQNSCNPYFYYVFRKFLYFNGEHNTFKASAIGLRQWHDMAEKFGIGDRLGIDLPSETKGNLPTPEYYDKAYRGSLRWKFSNVYSLSIGEGELLISPLKLVNLAATIANRGWFITPHYIKGFGKAGVGLPAEYRERHETGIDYKYYLPVIDGMRGAVAHGTVTPLANIAGIDLCGKTGTSQNNKFGHKFDHSIFIGFAPMNNPKIAVAVFVENAGWGGKAAASVAALVAERYLKRKTEALKLDAQVKASNYLPPVTSLPGFKKPVAPKKDTTQQKPAPKPMMTATKPKPVMAAIISGN from the coding sequence ATGTTAGAGAATCGTAAGTGGGTCATCATTGGTGTTTTTTGCCTGGTTGGATTAGCGTATCTGGCCCGATTGTTTTATTTGCAGGTGTTGGACGATACCTACTCGCTGGGAGCATCGAAGAATTCCATTAAACGGGTGGTCGAAATACCCTACCGGGGGCAGGTCTACGACCGAAACAACCAGCTAATCGTTTATAATACACCTGTCTACGATCTGTATGTAACGCCTAAACAAGTCAAGATTCCCGATACAGCCGCTTTTTGCCGAATGATGAATGTCAGTCTTCCCGAATTTGACAGCATCATGGGGTTGGCTAAAAACTATTCACCGGTGAAACCATCGCTGTTTCTGCGGCAACTATCCAAAGAAGACTTTGCCCGAATTCAGGATGCTCTGGTCGACTATCGTGGGTTTGAACCAGTTATCAGTTCAATGCGAACCTACCCGGCTCATACCTTGTCGAATGCCCTGGGGTATGTCAGCGAAATCAGTAAAAAACAGCTGGAAAATCAGGATATAGTCTATTACCGGCAAGGTGACTACGTGGGTCATAACGGCTTGGAGGAACAATACGAAGAGCAGTTGCGCGGCAAACGTGGGGTTAAGTTTATGATGCAGAATGTTCGGGGCGTCAACAAAGGTTCCTGGAAAAACGGGGCTTTTGATACACTGGCCGTCGCCGGGCAAAACCTGATTACCGGTATCGATGTCGAGGTGCAGAAATACGCTGATAGCCTTATGCAGAATAAAATTGGCGCTGTGCTGGCCATAGAACCGGCAACGGGCGAAATACTAGTGTCGGTTTCTGCGCCAACCTATGATCCCAACCTGTTGTCGAGCCGTTTCTTCTCTAAAAACTATCGGGCACTAATTAAAAACCCATACAAGCCACTCATCAACCGGCCTATCATGGCCAGCTATCGACCTGGTTCAACGTTTAAGTTAATTCAGGCGCTCATTGCCCAGCAGCAGGGGTCGCTTTTGCCAACCACGGTATATGGTCATGCGGGTTCGCCAATGCGTTGTCACTGTCGTGGTGGTAATAATTTACGCGGAGCAGTGCAGAACTCCTGCAATCCCTATTTCTATTACGTGTTTCGTAAATTTCTTTACTTTAACGGCGAGCACAACACGTTCAAGGCATCGGCAATTGGGTTACGACAGTGGCATGATATGGCCGAGAAATTTGGCATTGGTGATCGTCTTGGTATAGACTTGCCAAGCGAAACAAAAGGGAATCTGCCGACACCGGAGTATTACGACAAAGCCTATCGCGGGTCGTTACGCTGGAAGTTTTCGAATGTGTACTCGCTAAGTATTGGCGAAGGCGAATTATTAATTAGTCCGCTCAAGCTGGTGAATCTGGCCGCAACGATTGCTAATCGGGGTTGGTTTATTACACCCCATTATATCAAAGGGTTTGGTAAAGCAGGCGTTGGTTTACCGGCAGAATACCGGGAACGGCACGAAACGGGTATTGACTACAAATATTATTTACCCGTGATCGACGGTATGCGGGGGGCGGTAGCTCATGGTACAGTAACACCTTTGGCAAACATTGCCGGTATTGATTTGTGTGGTAAAACCGGGACATCGCAAAACAACAAGTTTGGCCATAAGTTTGACCACTCTATTTTCATCGGTTTCGCGCCCATGAACAACCCCAAAATTGCGGTAGCTGTGTTTGTTGAAAATGCAGGTTGGGGGGGCAAGGCAGCCGCTTCGGTGGCAGCTCTGGTAGCCGAACGCTATTTGAAACGTAAAACGGAAGCGTTAAAGTTAGATGCTCAGGTGAAAGCGTCCAATTATCTGCCCCCTGTTACCAGTCTTCCCGGCTTCAAGAAACCCGTAGCGCCGAAGAAGGATACAACCCAACAAAAACCTGCCCCTAAACCCATGATGACCGCTACTAAACCTAAGCCGGTCATGGCAGCGATCATAAGCGGAAACTAA